The Brachyspira hyodysenteriae ATCC 27164 DNA window TTATACCTTTACTTATAGCAACACTTGCTGTAGAATGTGTTGGTTCTATTCCAATACATGGAATATCTTTCATTTTAAAATATTGCAATAAATATCCATCATTACTAGCTATTTCTGTAACCAATGATTTATTGGTTAATCCTAATCTTGGTATAATATCATCAACATATGTTTTAGCATGTTCTAACCATGTCTTAGAATATGAACTAAAATATGCATAATTAGAATTAAAAATTTCATTACTCTTTTTATATTCATCTATTTGAACTAAAAAACATTTATCACATACATATATTTTTAATGGATATAACACTTCTGGTTCATTTAATTCTTTATCTATTAAGAATGAATTAGATGGAGGAGAATTATATAAGTTTATAAACTCATATTTTAATTCATTATTACAATGTCTACATTTCATATATTAAATCCTACTATTAAAATTAGGCATATTTTTATCTTTTTCACTTATGGTAATATTATATTTAAAAGGCCAACTTATATTAAAAAATGGATCTTCCCAATTAAATCCTATAGAGGCTTCTGGTACAAAAGAAGTATCCATAAAATAACAAACTATAGTATTATCTTCTAAAGTTTGAAATCCATGAGCTAAATATGGTGAAATATATATCATTTTTCCATCATTTTCATATAATTCTATATTAAATTTTTCTCCAAAAGTAGGAGAATCCTTCCTAATATCTGCTATAACATCAAATATTTTACCTTTTATACATCTTACTAATTTTATTTCACCATATGGATAATTTTGATAATGCATACCTCTTACTGTATATTTTTTATTATTATAACTAATACTAGATTGCTTAATGTTAAAATCTAAATGATACTTTTTTAAAGTATCATTACAAAATATTCTTAAAAAATAACCTCTTTCATCTTCAAAAGAATTATTTTTTAATAAATACAATCCTTCTATATTTGTTTTTTCTATAGTCATAATATTAATTTCCTTCAGATTTATTTTTCCCACTCAGGAGCAAATTGCTGATTTATTTGTATAAAAGATAATTCATTATTCCAATTAGCATGAGAAGATTGAAAACATCTTTTACATTCATCACACATATTATCTTGGTCATTAACATTTTTTCTAAACTCTTGGAATTCTTTTCCATTCCACATATCATCAAAATTATCATAA harbors:
- a CDS encoding dTDP-4-dehydrorhamnose 3,5-epimerase family protein, with the translated sequence MTIEKTNIEGLYLLKNNSFEDERGYFLRIFCNDTLKKYHLDFNIKQSSISYNNKKYTVRGMHYQNYPYGEIKLVRCIKGKIFDVIADIRKDSPTFGEKFNIELYENDGKMIYISPYLAHGFQTLEDNTIVCYFMDTSFVPEASIGFNWEDPFFNISWPFKYNITISEKDKNMPNFNSRI